The genomic segment AAAACTCATCCGGAAGTTATGGGAACAGTCGGATATTCTCAGGATCCCGCCGTGTTCGGACCGGCATGGGCGTTCGAGCGCGGAGAAAGCCCTTTCCAGGTCCGCCGGTCGAACACCCGACCTGATCCCCGGGCCCCCGCCGGTCCGAGCCGGGCTCGGCGGTGATCAGAACTGAGGACCCGTCGGCAGGTGACGGGTGAAGAACTCGACGGCGTCGGCCGCGACCCGAGCACGTACGGGTGCGTCCGCCGCGTCGTCGTTGGCGAAGGCGTAATGCCCCACGTCCTCGCCGGCGGAGCGGACGTCCGCACCCGGGATGAACTCTCCGTAGCGCAGGGCGTTCTCCGGTCCTGGGGCGTTGTCGTCCGCGCCTCCCCAGCGGATGGCGACGGGGCGGTCGATCCCGGCAAGGCTCTCCTCGTCGACCAGCTGTCCGATGGCGGGACAGATCAGAAACGCCGCGCGGACCTGCGGGAGCGAGGTGTCCACGCCTGACTGCTCGAGCAGCCGCTCCAACATGTCGTCCGGTACCCGGGTGTGCAGGGCCGCGAGCAGGTCGGGGAACTCCGGCAGCGGAGGCACCGGGACGAGTCCCCGGACGACCGCGCGCAGCCGATCCGGTGCGAGCCGCGCGCCGACCATGGCAGCTGCGGTGAAACCGCCGAGGGAGAATCCCGCTGTTCCCACCGGGCCGATATCCCGTTCCCGCTCCAGCTCCCTCAACAGGAAAGCGAGGTCGCGCGGACGTTCCCAGGCGAACACGAACCCCTCGGGCAGGTAGCCGTCCACGGAGTTGTTGCCGTGGTGATCGACACCCGCGACCAGATATCCCGCCTCGGCCAGCGGCTCCGCGAGCCAGGCCAGGTCAAGAGCGCTGCCGCCGGTGCCATGGGAAAGCAACACCACAGGTGGCGGTGTCTGCTGACGCTGCGAGGGTTCCCAGCGGTAGGCGCGGACCGGACGTGGACCGTCGGACTCCCAGCTCGGCCGATCGGGATCGAGAAGCTGATATGTACCGGGCGTGACCATGTTCGGATCCTACGGTGTCCCTCCGGTCTGAGGGGGCGAGACCTGGACGCGGCGCCGGCCGGGGGATCGGTCCCGGCCGGCGTTTCGCGTGGTCCCGCGTGATCAGTGGTCCTTGGTGAGGAATGCGCCGACGAACCGGCGGATCAGCTCGGCGGCGATCAGGGCCGGCAGGGTCGGTGCCGGGAAGGCGATGTCGATGTGGATGCGGGGTGCCAGCTCGGCGCCGAGGATGGCGACGGCGAGAAGCAGGACGAGTGCTCCTCGCAGCCGGAATCCGCGGTGGGGCTGGTGGCGGTGTTCGCAGGTCTGTTGGTCAGTGTGCCTGTGTATTGGCACTCGGCGGTTACCTCCATGGCTCGTTGCCACTCGTCGGCCCTGAATACGTCGGACGGAAGGTTGCAGCCTTCCGCCCGTAGGGCTTCTCAGAAGAATGGGGCGCCGGGGAAAGAGCCGTCCACCGGATATCGCGAATTGACGCCGATCCCCGAGTCCGAAGAGGGGTGTTTCAGCCACGCATGACCGCGGATCGTCGATCGAACCGCCAACACCCCAGGTCGCAGGGGATGGTGGGCATGCGTGACGTATATCGGCCGACCTGCTCGACGGCGGCATCCAAGTGGTTAAGGGCTTGCGCGAAGCAAAATGATCTGCTGACATTGTTGATGAGACCGCGCTGAATCCGGTTCCACCGGATCAATGCCTTGTGCGGCACCCGAGTGGGTGCCGGAGGCCGACAGCGGTCGTTTTTCATGGCTGACCCCGGCCGTTGCCACTCGTCAACAGGGGAACTGCCGGGCTCTGTTGCAGCGGAGGCCGGCCGCGCCGTCAGGGCGTCGTCCTCGGCAATCTGCTGGCGATCCCGGTCATGAGCATCGAGGGCAGCGCCTACGGCACCGGGACCATGACGGTCGCGCCGTGGATCGACATCGCCGTGCCCGCCGTCGCCCTCGCCGCGGTCGTCGCCACCGCGCTGGCCCCCGCCCTGCGCGCCGGGCGGCTGCGTACGGTCGAGGCGATCGCCGTCGGCCGGGCTCCGCGGGCCGGGCGCGGGCGGCTGGTCCGGCAGCTGCTCGGCCGGCTGCCGCTGCCGCGCCCGGTGAGCCTCGGCCTGGCCAACCCCTTCGCCCGGCCCGGGCGGTCGGGCACGATGGCCGCGGCCGTGATCTTCGGAACGGTCGGGGTCACCTTCGGCGTCGGGCTCGCCCTGTCGCTCAACGGCATCGAGAGCGGCCTCGACCAGCGAACGGCCGGCGACGTCCTCGTCCGGACCATGGGTCCGCCCCCCGACGACGCCGGAGGGGGAACGGGGCCGAACAGGGCCGGGAACCTGACCAACGAGGGCCGCACGGCCCCGGTACGGATAGTCGGCGAGGCCCTCGACCTGCGGGACGAAGGGATGAGCATCCTGACCGACAACGCGTCCCTGGCCGGTCTCGGCACCGTCGTCGCCCCGGAGTCGGTCGAGTTCCACATCGACCTCGCGCCGGGCACCGACCCGCAGGGCTATCTGCGGGCGCTCAACACCGCCCTGCAGCCGCTCGGAACCACCGCCGAGCGCAACTCCACACAGACCAGCAGCACGGTGATCGCCATGGACACGCTGGCCGCGCTGCTCACCCTGATGCTCGTCGCGGTGGCGGGCCTGGGCGTACTGAACACGGTCGTACTCGACACCCGCGAACGCGTCCATGACTTCGGGGTGTTCAAGGCCCTGGGCATGTCGCCGCGGCAGACGGTCACGATGGTCATCACCTCGGTCGCCGGGATCGGACTGGTCGCCGGTGTGGTCGGGGTCCCGGTCGGCATCGCGCTGCACGACTACGTGCTGCCGGTGATGGGTGACGCCGCCGGTACGAGGTTCCCGGCGCAGGACCTCGCCGTCTATCACCTTCCGGTGCTGGTCCCGCTCTTCCTGGGCGGACTGGTCATCGCGACCGCGGGCGCGCTGCTCCCCGCCGGATGGGCCGCCGGGACCCGCACCGCGACGGCGCTGCGCACCGAGTAGCCGGTCCCCGGGGGAGGATCCGGAACGCCGGGTCCTCCTCCGGGACTCTCTCCGGGACGGGCAGGGCCGGCGGGGCCGTGGCGGGGAGGACTCGGCCGGCCGGCCGTATGCGCCGTGCTCGGCGGGCGGCGAACACCTGACATCATCAGGGGATGGAACGCGTTATTGGAGCATGTGACGGAGCCGCCAAGGGGAACCCGGGCCCGGCGGCGTGGGCCTTCGTGGTCGCGGACGCCCAGGGACGGCCGCAGCGCTGGCAGGCGGGGCCGCTGGGGCACTCGACGAACAACGTCGGTGAGCTGACGGCGCTCGAGCAGCTCCTGACCGCGACGGATCCGGCCGTGCCCCTGGAGGTCCGGCTGGACTCCACCTACACCCGTGACGCCGCCACCAAGTGGCTGGTCGCCTGGAAGAAGAACGGCTGGAAGACCGCCGCCGGGAAGCCGGTGGCGAACCGGGAGATCATTCAGCGCATCGACGCCCTGCTGACCGGCCGCGACGTCGAGTTCGTGTACGTTCCCGCGCACCAGGTGAACGGGGATCCGCTCAACGCGATCGCCGACAAGGCCGCCAGCGACGCCGCGATCAGCCAGCAGGCGAGCAGCGGTACCGGCGCCGAACTCCCCGTGCCGGATGCCGCGGCCCAGTCCCCGGACGGTCCGCGCTCCGGTCGCAAGGCCGCCGCGTCGAAGCCGCGGACCGGCAAGGCCTCCTCCGGCACCATCGAGGCGAGGTACCCCGGACGGTGCCACTGCTCCGGCTCCTACGCCAAGGGCGAGTTGATCGCCAAGGTGGCGGGCGGCTGGGGCCACGCCGCCTGCGCGGAGGCGGCGGGCAGAAGCTGAGCGCGGCGGGACTCGGCGGGACGTCAGGCAGCCCCGATGTTCACCACGCGTGCCCAGTCGGGCGGGGTGTCCGGTACGTAGTCGGGATCGTCCTGCCGGTCCCAGGACCGGACCGAACGCTGCCGGGGGAACAGACCCACCACCGTCCGGCACGGCGGCCGGGTGCTCGGCCAGGGCGTCTGGCCGTCGGTCAGGACCACGATGACGTCCGGCCGGGACTGCGCCCGGAGCGCCTTGGCGAAACCCGTGCGCAGATCCGTTCCCCCACCGCCCAGCAGTGGGATGCCCTCGCCCTGGCACAGCGGGTGCACGATGCGGGCCGCCGCGTCGCACGGCACCACGGTGATCAGGTCGCGACGGCCGCCCACGGCACGGGAGATCGCGGAGACCTCGAGGAGCGCGCTGCCCAGCTCGGCGTCACTGACCGACGCGGACGTGTCGATGACCACGGAGACCCTGGGCGGTCTGCGCCGGAGGCTCGGCAGCACGGTGCCGGGGACCGCGGTCGAGCGCCGCGACGGCCGGCCGTAGCTGTAGTCCTCGCCCGCGCCGGTACCGGAGGCGGCCGAGCGGACCGCCGCTCCCAGCAACTCCCGCCACGGCTGCGGCGGATGGAAAGCCTCCTCCGCCCACCGTTTCCACCCCTCCGGGGTGTTCCCCGGACGGCCGGTGATGCCCTGCGCCACCCGGAACCGGACCGCGTCCCGTTCCTGCTCGCTGAGGCCGTGCGCGCCGTCCGGCCCCAGGTCCCACTCCCGGTCCAGCCCGTCGGCGCCACTGCCGCAGTCCAGCCAGGCCGCGGCCAGGGTGAGCGGCCCGAGGCTGAACCGGGGGAGATAGTCCTCCATGAGCTTGCCTTCCGGCAGCCCCAAGGAGCCCGGTTCGACGGCACCTTCGGGCCGGACCAGTCCGTCGCCGAACGCGTCGTCGTTGATCTCGCAGTCCGCGGCGATGTTCATCCGCAGCCGTTCCCCGGGGCCGGTGAGTCCTTGCTCCCGCGCGACCCGGTCGCTGCGCCCGTGGTGGTCGCGCAGGAGGTGCGAGACCTCGTGCACCCACACCCCTGCCAGCTCCTCCACCGGCGTCCGGTCCACGAACCCCGGCGAGATGTAGCACCGCCAGTGCCGGTCGACGGCCATGGTGGGTACCCGTTGCGACTCGACGGGGTGCAGGGCGAACAGGGCGGTCGCCAGGTACGGCCGGGCCCGGGCGGCGTGCAGCCGGGCCGTGAAGAGTTTGTCGAGGTCCAGGGTCCCCGTCGCGTCCGGGATCACCGGCCGACCTTCGTGGTGACCGAGGCCCGGGCCGCCGCCTCGTCCGCCCGCCGGGACATGGTCACCGCTCCGGCGAGCCCCTCGATCGACGCCGGAACGTCCCAGTCCTCCCGGCGCAAGGCCGCGAGCGTGGCAGCGGGGACGACCACCAGGTCCGGGGCCCCGGTCTCCACCGCCCGGGCCAGGATCTCCCACGCCGCGTTCCAGCGGGACTTCTCGGGGCGCTTGCGGACCGAGTCCACCACGCCGTCGAGCACGGCCTGGCGCAGATCTCCCCGCTCGGGCAGCACGGCACTCGCGGGGTCGGCGAGCAGCGTCTCGGGGTCCGGGAGGTCCATCCGGTCCAGGCTCGCCAGCAGCTCCAGCCCCGGACCGTCTCCCACGGTGCCTCTCACCAGCAGGGAGAGCACCTCCCGGGAGGAGCCGGCCGCGGTCGCGAAGGCGATGAGGCACAGCGTCATCTCCCAGCTCCGGGGTGACGGCCAGGCACCGCCACGGCGCGTTTCACTGCTGGGCAGCCGGTGCACGAGCGCGGGGCGGGCGGACAGCAGCCCGCACACCGCGCGACGGGCGAAGTCCACGGCCTCCGGCAGCCTTTCCGGGTCGAGCAGCGGCAGGGTCGCCCGGGGCCAGGTCCCGCCCAGACCGCGCACCACGACCTCGTGGTCGTGGGTCCAGTGAAGGTGGACGAAACGGTTGGCCAGCGGCGGGCTCAGCTCCCAGCCGTCGGCGGCCGAGGACCGCGGATTGGCGGCGGCCACGATCCTGACCCCGGGAGGCAGTTGCAGGGAGCCGATCCGCCGCTCCAGCACGAGGCGGAGCAGGGCGGCCTGAACGGCCGGCGGCGCGGTGGACAGTTCGTCCAGGAACAGCAGTCCCCGGCCCGCCCGGACCAGGCGTACGGCCCAGTCCGGCGGGGCCATCGGGACCCCCTGCTCCGCGGGATCATCTCCGATGACGGGCAGCCCGGAGAAGTCCGACGGCTCGTGCACGCTGGCGATCACGGTGGTCAGCGGCAGGTCCAGCGCCGCGGCGAGCTGCGTCAGGGCCGCGGTCTTGCCGATCCCCGGCTCACCCCACAGGAGGACGGGCAGGTCGGCGGCCACCGCAAGCGTCAGGGCCTCCAGCTGGTTGTCGGGGCGCGGTTCGGTGGTCGCGTCGCGCAGCAGCGTCAGCAGGTCGCCTGCGACGTCGAGTTGGGGGGTGCGAACCGGGTCGGAGAGGGTGTCGGTGGCAGCGAACGGCGTGGATGTGGGCATGGTGGATCACCTTTGGGTTCGTGAGGGGTCGAGCGGGGACGGGGAGGGCGATCCCCGAGGTCAGCGGGGGGTCGTGTGCCGCGGGTGGGAGCGGTTGTCACGGGGACGTTCCGGGTTCGGCGGAATGCGGCCGGGACCGGGGCCGATCAGCCCTGACCTGTACAGCCCGTAGGTGATCCGCCGCTGCGCCGCCGTCTCCAGTTCGTCGCGCAGCGCGCCGGCCCGCAGCAGTGCGTCGGGGCCCAACAGGCCCTCGACGACGGCCAGCGCACCGGCGGTGTCGCCGTGGTCCAGGCGTTCGCGGACTCCGGTGAGGCAGTCAGGACGGCGGTGCGCCGCATCGATGGCCTGCAGGCAGGGAAGCGGGGTGCCGGTCAGGGCGACCAGCAGCTCCTCCCGCCGGATCTCGGCCGGGTCGTGATCCAGCGGGGCCAGTACCCCGTCGACCAGGGCGATCCGGTGCTGAGTTCCCCGGCACTCCACGAGGCGCGGTCGTCCCGGCCGGTGCGGAGACGGGGACGGCCCGGCCGGCGCATGATCCGGTACCAGTGCCGAGGCGACCAGCGGATGCAGCCGGTCGACCTCGATCGAACCGCTGCGGATCAGTTCCAGGTCGGGTGGCACCCAGGCCGCCGCGTCGGGCAGGACCGGCAGCGTCGGATCCCCGCCGTCCAGGGACGCCGCCGCGATCCGCAGTGCGGGCGGCCCGCCGCGGTCCCTGTCGGCGACCAGGTCCAGGACCAACCGGTGCCGGCCCCTGAACCGCACGGCGACGGGACCTGTGGGTCTCCCGTCGGCGTGGAGCAGGATCCCGGCCTCGGCTGCCCACCGGTCGACGGCGCAGTGCCGCGGAGGCAACACGGCCTCCGGCAACTCCGTTGCCAGTACGTCGAGTTCCGGTACGGGGCGGCCGTCAGAGGTCCACCGGTCGGCCCCGGACCGGATCCGCAGTTCACCGGTCCTGCGCGCGTCCCACAGATGGCGGTGCAGGTCGAGGCGGAACCGCCGGTTGGGATGGGGATGCGGATGGCGGGCGGCACCGGCCCCGGAGTGGGATCCGTCCCACAGCGCGAGGCTGATCCGCTGACCCGCGTCCGCCCAGGCCGGCGGAGTCCGGGCCACGAGGTACAGCGGCCGTGCGCCGTTGCGCCCCGGGTCGTCGTACCGAGCCAGGGCCATGGTCAGGCCCGGGCGCAGCAGCCCGTTGGGGGCGATCCGCGGCAGGTGCCAGCGCAGCAGGTCAGGGGCCAGATGGCGGAGATCGGAACGGACCCGTGCCGCGAGTTCGTGGCCATGAGTGCGCGCCAAGGAACGCAGACGGAGATCGACATCGATGCCTGCGGCAGCGCAGGCGCCTGCCCAGTCCCCGGCACGACGGCGGGCGGTCGCAGTCTCGATCATGGACGGCGGCACGGCGAACTCGCGCACGCGCAGCCAGAGGGTAAGGCGGGAATCCCTGTTCGCGGTCTCAGTGAGCATCAGCACTCACCTTGCGCGGACGGGTCCCCCAATCTGTGAACAGAGTGAGTCATCATCGCGGTGATCGTAGCGCCCCTCACCACGATCTGCCAGCTCCTTCCGGTCCGGGTCGAAATCCGGTCGGTTGACGCGAAAGCGGCCCCGGCGCCCCTCGCGCATCCGCGAAGGGCCCCGGGGCCGGGTTCCGTGTCAGGTCACCGCCGCAGGGTCACGGGTAGGCGACCACATTGCTGGGAGTGGTGTTCGAGGCGGTCAACGCCCCTGTGTCGTTGATGACATGGGTGATGGTGCCCACGCCGCCGAGCGACACGGTCAGCGCGTCATGGAACCGCACACCCGGGGTGTTGGGCACCTCGAAGGCGTGGTAACTGTTCACCGCCGGATTGACGTTGAAGTAGCAGTAGCTGCCGAGCCCCCACGCCTCGTGCGTGGTGACGCCCGCGCCCACCTTGTACGCCGCGTACCCGTTGACCCCTGCCGCGCTCATCCACGCGGCCTGGTTCGGCACGTCGTACGGCATCTCGTTCTGGAAGAAGATCGTCTTGCCGTTCTGGCCGTTCCAGACGACCTCGTGCTTCTGGTAGTGCTCGACGAACAGCCCGGTCGCCAGCACGCTTCCGCCGTTGACGATCACTCCGGTGTCCGCCGTGTTGGTCGTCCAGCCGATGGTGCCCGCGTTGCCGTGGTCGGCCCGCCAGGCCCAGATGTGGTCGATGATCGTGTTGTTGCTGTTGACGATCAGGCTGGTCGTGGCCTTGCCGGCGATCTG from the Streptomyces sp. RKAG293 genome contains:
- a CDS encoding ribonuclease H codes for the protein MERVIGACDGAAKGNPGPAAWAFVVADAQGRPQRWQAGPLGHSTNNVGELTALEQLLTATDPAVPLEVRLDSTYTRDAATKWLVAWKKNGWKTAAGKPVANREIIQRIDALLTGRDVEFVYVPAHQVNGDPLNAIADKAASDAAISQQASSGTGAELPVPDAAAQSPDGPRSGRKAAASKPRTGKASSGTIEARYPGRCHCSGSYAKGELIAKVAGGWGHAACAEAAGRS
- a CDS encoding ABC transporter permease; its protein translation is MSIEGSAYGTGTMTVAPWIDIAVPAVALAAVVATALAPALRAGRLRTVEAIAVGRAPRAGRGRLVRQLLGRLPLPRPVSLGLANPFARPGRSGTMAAAVIFGTVGVTFGVGLALSLNGIESGLDQRTAGDVLVRTMGPPPDDAGGGTGPNRAGNLTNEGRTAPVRIVGEALDLRDEGMSILTDNASLAGLGTVVAPESVEFHIDLAPGTDPQGYLRALNTALQPLGTTAERNSTQTSSTVIAMDTLAALLTLMLVAVAGLGVLNTVVLDTRERVHDFGVFKALGMSPRQTVTMVITSVAGIGLVAGVVGVPVGIALHDYVLPVMGDAAGTRFPAQDLAVYHLPVLVPLFLGGLVIATAGALLPAGWAAGTRTATALRTE
- a CDS encoding MoxR family ATPase — encoded protein: MPTSTPFAATDTLSDPVRTPQLDVAGDLLTLLRDATTEPRPDNQLEALTLAVAADLPVLLWGEPGIGKTAALTQLAAALDLPLTTVIASVHEPSDFSGLPVIGDDPAEQGVPMAPPDWAVRLVRAGRGLLFLDELSTAPPAVQAALLRLVLERRIGSLQLPPGVRIVAAANPRSSAADGWELSPPLANRFVHLHWTHDHEVVVRGLGGTWPRATLPLLDPERLPEAVDFARRAVCGLLSARPALVHRLPSSETRRGGAWPSPRSWEMTLCLIAFATAAGSSREVLSLLVRGTVGDGPGLELLASLDRMDLPDPETLLADPASAVLPERGDLRQAVLDGVVDSVRKRPEKSRWNAAWEILARAVETGAPDLVVVPAATLAALRREDWDVPASIEGLAGAVTMSRRADEAAARASVTTKVGR
- a CDS encoding VWA-like domain-containing protein, which codes for MIPDATGTLDLDKLFTARLHAARARPYLATALFALHPVESQRVPTMAVDRHWRCYISPGFVDRTPVEELAGVWVHEVSHLLRDHHGRSDRVAREQGLTGPGERLRMNIAADCEINDDAFGDGLVRPEGAVEPGSLGLPEGKLMEDYLPRFSLGPLTLAAAWLDCGSGADGLDREWDLGPDGAHGLSEQERDAVRFRVAQGITGRPGNTPEGWKRWAEEAFHPPQPWRELLGAAVRSAASGTGAGEDYSYGRPSRRSTAVPGTVLPSLRRRPPRVSVVIDTSASVSDAELGSALLEVSAISRAVGGRRDLITVVPCDAAARIVHPLCQGEGIPLLGGGGTDLRTGFAKALRAQSRPDVIVVLTDGQTPWPSTRPPCRTVVGLFPRQRSVRSWDRQDDPDYVPDTPPDWARVVNIGAA
- a CDS encoding serine aminopeptidase domain-containing protein; amino-acid sequence: MVLLSHGTGGSALDLAWLAEPLAEAGYLVAGVDHHGNNSVDGYLPEGFVFAWERPRDLAFLLRELERERDIGPVGTAGFSLGGFTAAAMVGARLAPDRLRAVVRGLVPVPPLPEFPDLLAALHTRVPDDMLERLLEQSGVDTSLPQVRAAFLICPAIGQLVDEESLAGIDRPVAIRWGGADDNAPGPENALRYGEFIPGADVRSAGEDVGHYAFANDDAADAPVRARVAADAVEFFTRHLPTGPQF